The genomic stretch TGTGCTAGGACATCAATGAACAGCTCTGTACTATTAGTACTACCTGAAAAAGAAATGTAGCCTTAATGTGGGGAGCATAGGGAAAGGAGAAATCCAAGAGAATGGAAACTTTGGAGGAAGTATAGAAGTACAGAGCAATCCACTAAGCAGCAGCAGGGCGATCAAGAGAAGACCACCAGCCGGTCTTTACGTTGATGGTGAGGAGCTCACTGTAATTTGAAAGAGATGGTTTCAAGGGAGTGCCAAGAAAGGAAGTCAAAACAGTGGGAACGAACACCATATTCCAGGAGTTTGGGGGACAACGGGAAGAAGAGAGATTGGCTGACAATTAGTTGATGAGGATCTTCTTGGCCTGCTTTCCCTGTGAGCTTCTCCATTGTCATTCTGCAGCAAATAAACCTACTGCCCTAAATGATTAGTTTCTTCCTAATGGAtcccttttgttgtttttttcttgtttcatGTCCCATCATTTGGAGACGTGATGTTGATTTTCTTCATCCTCCCTACTACTGTTGACGCTTCCAGGTATTGTTTCCTCCAAATATGTTCTTGGTATGGACGTGGGTCAGTGATGTAGCTACAGGGGCGGTAACgcagtaaatattgcaggtgctgcaatacGCTGTGTAAGCGGTCCCTCCCACTAGCTCTTGGAACCatggaagtggcccctcccaatcgccatcagagccattccagacagcaaCTGCAGTGCACAGGTGCTCGCTGAACCAAACgatgtctcctgcacattgctgtctggaatggctctgatggtgactgGGAGGTGTGTTGccatgcctgcagtacttaccacaccatcCCCCagatagctatgccactgaggtggGTACCTGCCTTACCCACCTCTATACCAAGCTGCCAAGAGACAACTGTTTGTGAGGTCAGCAAGTGATGTCACAATACCAGCTGCCTGGGGAGTCATTTACACTTCTTAGTACTTATGTACAAAAAGGGGAGCCTAGTTGCATCTGAGAGGAAATGGAAAATTTTTCCCTGTTGGCAATCTCTGGGCCACATCACCCTAGCTTTGCTTCAAAGAGATCACCTGATTTGACAAGCCATAAACATACACGAAGTGTGCTAGGTGAGCAGGGAATGGGAACAGAGGGCATCCAATGAGGCTTGAGAAATTTGAACAGAAGAGatgccttctgtatgaaatgtgaAACAGAAGTATTCAACCATTTGGTAAGCATGGCCATCAGGGGAGTTCTGGAGCACTATCAGGTTCTACATAGGTTCTACATAGGTACTATGCCAGTCAGAAGGCTGAGAGGTGGACGTTTCATCTCCACCTTTAAGAGATGCCAATGAGTCAGGCTTGGAGTGTCTTATGCTGCCCTTTCACATAGGCTTGCTGGGAAAGGTCATCACGGACCAGTGGTCAAAATGAAAGAATTGGTGAAATCCCTGCTGAACTGGGGAGGGCACCCCCTATCTCTCTGTGGTTTCCATTTCCTACCTCTCAGATGGAGAGAAAGATATGAATCACCCTTCTGCTTCCTCACTCTGCTGCCTTGAGGCTTCTAGCAGAAATTGGACACTCTTTTATGCTGAACAAGGCCAAAGCCAGACTAGGGAATGAGGAGATCAACGAACAACCACCTGTGCCCTAGCAACCTAAAAGAACTGATCCGTAATTAGCAGAAGCAGGTGAATAGGAAAACTGGTATTTAGGTGGAAGTTTGTCAAGTTGCTCTCTGTTGCTTtgcctttctccctctcttgctCCTAAGCTGCCAAAGTGGTTTTCAAAAAGTCCCCAAAGGGACTAGGCACAGAGTTTTTGGTATTATGATTATCTTCTTGTACCATTTTCCTTGGAGTGCTTGAAACAGGGTTTTTAGGAGTCAGTTTTTAGGAATTTTAGGCACAGCTCATTTGGTACAGTGGTGTGAGGCATTTGTTTTATGTGCATGGCCATGACAGTCCTGCCAGCATCACCACTTGCCTCCCAATGTATGCCTCTTTCCCTAGCAAGATGCATTCTGGTCCCCCATCAGACCTTGGGACCTTGCTGATTCTGGGGCACATCCGCAAGCTGTCTGTATAAAGCGTGGTTTGAAAAAGTAGCTCCTTGGCTCACTCcacctgtttttgtttgtttttgtcagACTGTCCCCTTACAGAATTACAGAGCAATGAGCCTTTAAAGCAGAACTGCACCATCTATCGGCCCTGGTACTCCCCCTACAGCTACTTCATATGTGTGGACAAAGACAGTCAGGCAGACTCTGGCAGTTTTCCAGACATGCCAAGAGGCAATGGCATGGAAATCCCAGTAGACTCTCACCAAGCTGATGAAACTCTTGACactgcctcttcttcctctgaCTCCCTGGAGCACACTTATCCCCAGGACAACAGTAGCAAGAAAGCCAGAAGTGtggcagaggccaaggacagCATTACTTCCCAAGACATCCTCTTCGTTTCCAAGTGGCAACCCCCGCAGCAGAACGGCTACAAATGCATGGCCTGCTGCCGCATGTTCCCTACACTTCACTCACTCAAGACCCACATCAAATGTGGGTCCAAGGAGGGCTTCAGCTGCAAGGTCTATTACCACAAGCTTAAAGccctgctggagaaggaacaCAAGTGCAGGCCCAGCACTCGCCCAGAAGATAGtgaccacagcagcagcaaaatgctcAAGTAGCTCTGTCTGTGTATGGGAAGCACAACTGCCAACAGTCGTCAGCTTCTGAACCAACAGCAAAACAAGAATAAAGCAAATAATTGATGTCATTTAGTGTATGGTCTACGACCATATTACCCTGAATGCGCCCAATCtcgtctggtctcggaagctaagcaggtcagcaTGCAAGTGAGAGTTGCTGGCATTCCCCAGCCTCCTTGTTCCAGCAGCAGAATATGTTACCTCTTGCTGACAGAAGGCTCTTGCACCAAATGGAGGGTTACAAGAGGACATGCCCCTTACTGTTGAAAGCCCTTTCCTGCGGTAATAGAAGTGAGCAATTGCCTTGTAGCTAGGGGGAAAGGAGCTTCTGCAAACATGGATGGCATGTAAGTTCAGCTTCTCAGGCTGAAATACCAACCCAGCCAGAGCAATGGTGCAGTTGCGTCTCTGTTAGAGGCACGTCTTCTTTGTCATACCAGCTGTGACCACAAGAACAGCATGCAATACTGGTAAAAGGGAGATCCTGGCTTAACACTGATATTGTGAAGTTTGGAAAGATGGCACTGATCCTTAGTTCCTATTTGTATACTCTATTTCCATTTTTAGACGGTCAAAAAACTGACAAAATGGGAAGCTCAATTTACGTTCATGTATGTATATCAttattttgctccctcccccgtACAGTCCATTCAGCACTTTCCTTTGTAAACATCCACACAAAGGGGATCAAACATATTGTCAACTTCTTGTCAACCAACAACAATTCACATGATTTGCTTACATGTTATTAAGTTGGCAGGTACCAAACTGCAGCTGGTCAGCCTGCAACCTGGTCTGCATTCTTGTTTGCTTTTTATATTTTGAACTTCTTTCTGGTAACCACGAAGTATAAAAACCTTGCTTCAAAAACTGAAAGCTCAGATTGTGAGGACTGATGAGCAGGTGCATGAGTGCCCACCTCGGAGGCTTTATTGCAGCCTGTAGGCACTCTGATAAGCTGGCGCAAATCGCTGTTTCTTCCACAAGGTTTTCCCATAATTTGTAAAGAAAATTTCAAGTCCAACTCAGCTAACAGGACGAAGTAGATAAGCGCCTGCATTCCACTTCTCAAGACTAAGTGGTTTGTGACCAGTGTTCCTCTCTCCGGGAAGAGCCCAAGGTGCTGTTTAACAAGCTGTAGAGCTACTTTAAAAATAGCTaagggaaagctgacaggagaaTACATACTTCAGATTaggaaatgttaaaaaaatgtttacGGGCAAAATCCTGACTCGGGTttggtcccttgtgccagcccaggagggttgcaaacatgcccaacccccattcttggggagaacttgtgccacctcaagaggtggcgcaattCCGAGACTCATAGacacaagcagcccttacccagaggtaaggggaaatgttttcccttgcttCTGACTGAGCCGTttgtagcttgcctgttccagcgcaggataggctTGCGCCCTAAGATAATTCCAGCAGGGAAGCATGGAAGCTATAAAAGACCAGAGGAATTCCTTTAAAACTGAAAGTCCCACTCCAATGAGGAAGATATGAAACAGCACAGATATTGGGAAAACACATATGTAAGTCAATAATATAGCAAGCAAACACATGAAATTCTAGAAATGAAATTCTAGAAtaaattgacaaattaaaaattaacaaaggCAAAGATAGTTCCTTAGAGAACTTTCTGCTCAAAGTGGGGCTATGCTGTGGTTTGCCTGTAAGGTTCATTGAAATGTctctcacattttttttttgtcagctgCTGACTGTTTTGGGAGTAGCAGTGGTTTCTCCTGGCAACTGCCATGTTTTCCCAGAAGTCCCTATGAGAGCAGGAAGCATTTCCCTCAGTCTGACATGATGTAGCATAgttctggttcccaaactgtgggttgggacccacccagtgggtcacaaaactgacaagctgatagttgacaagatattgatccctatggaaaccaaaatagAGCGGCGCATgcctgtttactcatgagtaggcaaccatgcctctgTCCAATTTGAAAGGCAGCCAGAGGGGAACCccaggccaccagaatagtcccaattcaatgaacTCAGGTCCCAACAAACTTTTGAGAAGGAGATCCtctcctccaagctgacaaagaaaatgttttgagccctatggaaagcaaaactgagctaaaCATGCActtttactcatgagcaggcaacactgcctcagctcttatcaacgGCCAGTTGAAggaaacacaaggccaccagaatggtcccgttccaatgaatgtggagttcaagAACACTCtcgaacaggggtgcccaaaccccggcccgggggccacttgtggcccttgaggcctctcaatgcggccctcagggagcccccagtctccaat from Tiliqua scincoides isolate rTilSci1 chromosome 4, rTilSci1.hap2, whole genome shotgun sequence encodes the following:
- the SPATA46 gene encoding spermatogenesis-associated protein 46, which gives rise to MEVAPPNRHQSHSRQQLQCTDCPLTELQSNEPLKQNCTIYRPWYSPYSYFICVDKDSQADSGSFPDMPRGNGMEIPVDSHQADETLDTASSSSDSLEHTYPQDNSSKKARSVAEAKDSITSQDILFVSKWQPPQQNGYKCMACCRMFPTLHSLKTHIKCGSKEGFSCKVYYHKLKALLEKEHKCRPSTRPEDSDHSSSKMLK